The genomic stretch TTAGTGGTCACGATCGAAGCGGCATTGGCGAATATGGACGGCCGACTTGAGCTCGCCGCCAGCACCTTAGGAGCGTCGTCGTGGCGGGTCTTTTGGCGGGTCACGTTACCTAGCATTGTGCCGTCATTGGTCGCGGGCATGGCTTTGGCATGGGCCCGAGCGCTAGGTGAGTTTGGTGCAACCATCACTTTTGCTGGCAACCTGAGTGGCCGCACCCAAACCTTGCCGTTGGCGGTTTTTGTGGCCATGGAAAGCGATCGCGATTTGGCCGTGGCTTTAAGCCTAATTTTGATGGTGATTGCCTTAGCGGTATTAGTGGCGCTGCGTGGTCATTGGTGGGCGCGATGACATCTTTGGAATCGGCTTCAAGGCCCGGTCAACTTCACGCGCACGTTGTGGTGGCTCGTTCCAACTCGTTTCAACTCGATGTTTCGATATTGGCTGCGCCGGGTGAAATGGTGGCCATCTTGGGGCCCAACGGCTCGGGTAAGAGCACCTTGTTGGCCGCTCTAGCCGGTTTATTGCCGATCGATTTCGGTGAAATCCGTCTGGGTTCCCAAATATTTGACTCCCCGGAATCAAATATTTTCCTTCGCAGCGTCGACCGGCGAGTGGGAGTGGTGTTCCAAGACCTATTGCTCTTTCCTCATCTCAGCGTGCTGGACAACATTGCCTTTGGGCTAAGAGCTCGTGGGGTGCCTAAAGCGGTGGCGCGCGCTCAGGCTCAGCGATGGGCTGAGGAATTTGGAGTGGGCGAGCTGATTGGCGCTAAGGCCACTGCGCTCTCGGGTGGCCAAGCCCAAAGGGTAGCCCTCGCCCGAGCTTTAGCTGTTGAACCAACCTTGCTATTGCTAGATGAGCCGCTATCGGCGTTGGATGTTGAAAGCGCGGCTGCTGTGCTGGTGCAGCTGAACGAGAATCTAATCAGCTCGGGTACGGTGGGAGTATTGGTCACCCACGATCCGCAAGAGGCCTACTTGTTAGCCGAAACTATGTACATTATTGAATCGGGTCGGATCACCCAACATGGTGCACCGAAAGATGTATTTACCCACCCGGCAACCGCCTATGTTCGAGCCGCGAGTGAAAAGGTTAGGGCGCTGTGAATCTGCGTGACTTTGAATATCTAGTAGCGCTAGCTGAGTACCGTCACTTTGGCCGAGCCGCCGATGCTTGTTACGTCTCGCAGCCTACGCTTTCAACACAGATCAAAAAGCTTGAAGCCGAGCTCGGTGTAGAGCTTTTTGAGCGTACGCCCAGACGTCTCGGTCTGACCCCCGCTGGGCAGAAGGTGTTGGAGCGAGCACAGATCATTCTGGCGGAAACGAACAACATCCGAAGCATTGCTTTAAACGCCCAAGATCCCGAATCTGGTGTTTTTCGCCTTGGAATTTTCCCAACCTTGGGCCCCTATTTACTGCCCCATGTGGTTCCGGCGCTGCACGAGCGTTTTCCGAATCTGGAACTCTTGTTGGTGGAAGAAAAAACCGAGGAGCTGCTGTCACGGCTCGAAAACGGCGATTTGGAAGCGATCATAGTTGCATTGCCCATAGCCAACTATGAAACCTTGGAACGTCGATATCTTTTCACTGAAGATTTTGTACTGGCAGTCAACAAGTCGCATCCATTGGCCGAAGGCGACAGCCTGCTAAACCCTTCGATCTTGAATCAAGAGGTGCTGCTGCTTCTAGAAGAGGGGCATTGTTTGCGAGACCAAGCCTTAGAAGTGTGTAGTCTCACCGGGGCTACTGAACGCACCGGATTTCGGGCGACCAGCTTAGAAACACTTCGCCAAATGGTGGTGGCTAATGTTGGTATCACCTTGATGCCTCGTCTGGCGGTAAGTTCGCCCAGCACGGCGTCAGATCAAGTGAGGTTACGTAACTTTGCCGATCCGGTCCCTCACCGCAATCTGGCTTTGTTATGGCGGCCAACCAGCATATTTAGCCCCCTAATGAGCGAAATTGGCGATCTCATTGCCAAGTTGCCTGATGGTCTGGTTCGTTATGCACCGCCAGCGCTTTAATAACGTATAGTCGGCAAGATTATTAATACATACCATCTTTAGGATCGTGGCGGGTAATACCTAGAGGTTTAGCGCCCTCATCTATTACGGTGCCTTCTTCAGGCATGGCTCCCGCCATATAGGTAGCGCGGCCCAACATGTTGGAAGCTGGCGGCGACATAATCACGTGTAGTATCAAAGCCAAGATAATACTGGTCAGATAATTCACGCTTTTCATCTCAATTGCCGCCCCAATTAACATTAATGCAATGCCAAAGGTAGATGCCTTGGCTAGGGCATGCATACGAGCTAAAACTTCAGGAAAACGAACCGCGCCAACCGCCGAAAGCAAGATAAAAGCGGAACCGGTAAGCATTAGTAATTGTCCGATCATTTCCTGGTCAAACCTTCTATATATCTAGCGATCATACCGTTACTAATGGGGCCGACCAGGGCCAGAGCGATCAAGGCCGGAAGGAAGGCACCGGATCCAGTATTGACAGCTGTAGCGGCGATACTGCCCATGCCAACCAGTAGCAGACCGTTTAAGCCTAAGACCCGGTCAGCAATGGTCGGGCCTTTTACCAACCGAAAAATAAACAATACAGCCGCGGTTAAACACATAACATAGATTGCAGCAATCATTCAGCCACCTCGCCATAACTCAATCTATTTGGTGTTCGAACGGGCTCTCCCAGGAATCCAACAACAAAGTGTTCGATACGAGCAATCGAGTTATAAGCACTTTGAGGGTCGGTCAAAGGCAAGAAGTGGACATAGATAACACCGTCGATCGCCTCAACGGTCATCGTGCCCGGAGTCAATGCGATAATGTTAGATATTAGAGTAACAGTCCAAGGCGATGGCGACCGTACTTTATAGGCCAAGACTCCCGTCCGAATATCTGCTTTTGGGTTCAATATTATTCGGGCCATTAATATATTAGCGGTAACTAATTGAACCGCTATGTATCCTAACAACTTGGCGAGGCCTATTAGAGTAATTCGGCGGCCGACTTCAGCCGGAGGCCCCAAAGGCACGGCAAAGAGCAACGCCGTGGCCAAAAGTGATCCTGAAATTACGTTGGCCCACGACACATCTCCCCAAGCCAAGATCCAAAGCGTGATTAGCATCACGAATCGTGCGGCATTGCCCCTCATCCCAAGACCGCCTGAATGTAAGCAGATTGATTTAGTATCTCAATAGACGCCCGTTCTGCTAAAGAATATAAAGGCGCCGCATACAGCGATACCGCCAAGCTGCACGCCACTAAGGCCATGGTGGGAAGCATCATTAAGGCCGGTCCACCGATTGCCCCATTTGTAATTCTTGTATCAGAAGGCTGATCGTCGCTTCGCTCGGCCGGATGCCAGAAGACGCCCGCCCAGATTCTGGTCATCGAAAACAGGGTTAGGAAGCTAGCGATAAGGCTGATGGCCACCACCAGCCACGCCTGGGCGGACATGCCAGCCTCTACCAGCGATAATTTGGCTACAAAGCCGGACAGTGGCGGAATTCCTGCCAAGCTCATAGCAGGTATAAAAAATAGCACGGCCAGGGTGGGTGCGGTTCTTACCATCCCACCAACCTGGCTTAGTCGTCCTGAACCACCGATGTGTTCAATCAATCCGGCCACTAGGAACAACGTGGTTTTGGCGATGATGTGGTGGATTATGTAGAAAATGGCACCCGCTAGGCCGGCCACAGTAAAGAATCCGAGCCCCATCATCATGAACCCAATATGGCTGATGATGTTGAACGAGAGAATTCGCTTTACGTCGTCTTGTGCAATGGCACCTAGAACACCTACCACCATAGTGAAACAGGCAATGACCAGAATTAGGGTGCCGTAGCGTTGGGCTTCGGGGAAGAACAGGGTTTGGGTTCGAATAAGGGCATAGGCACCCACCTTGGTGAGTAGACCAGCAAAGACGGCCGTAATCGGCGAAGGTGCAATTGGGTAGCTGTCAGGTAACCAGAAAAACAAGGGAAATAGCGCTGCTTTAATACCAAAAACGATCAACAACAACACCGCGAAGGCCCCGATAGTCGGACCCGGAAGTTGCGGGATTTTAACGGCCAAGTCGGCCAAGTTGACCGTGCCAGTGGCTGAATATATGAAGGCAATTGCGGTAACGAAGAGCGAGGACGCCACCAAGCTAATGACGATATAGGTCATGCCAGAACGTATTTGTTCGCGTTTTCCGCCGAGTGTTAGAAGCACGTAGCTGGCCGTTAACATCATTTCGAAGGACACGAAAAGGTTGAAAAGGTCACCGGTGATAAACGCACCTGACACCCCGGCAGCTAACACCAAATAGGCCGACTGGAACCCCACATGGTTTCTTTCGGCCCCAGGCTCACCAATGGCGTAAATAAGAACACTGGTCAGCATAAGAGCTGCCAGAACCAACAAAATAGCTGCTAGTCGATCCACCACCAATGTGATTCCCATTGGTGCCAGCCAGCCACCGGCATGGGCTACAAGGGTGCCGTTGGTGTCGACTTCACGCAGAATGACAACCGAAATTACGGTTACTGCTAACAGCGTGGAAACAGCAATGACACGTTGCGCGCTTCGGTAGCGACCTACCAGCACACACAGCGCGGCGCTGATAACAGGCAGCACTACCGGAAGCGGTACCAGGGCGTTCATTGGGCTTCCTCGTCATCAAGGGCCGCCAACCATTTCTCCTGGTCAGTCGTAGTCTTTTCAGCTGCTATTCGGTTGGCAATAGCACGATCACCAATGTCGTCTTCCACCTGGTCGTCGTTGGTTAAAATCCAGCTTCGATAGGCCATCGCCAACAATAGAGCCGTCACCGCGAAGGTAATTACGATGGCTGTCAGAGCCAATGCTTGGGGCACCGGATCGCTGAAGATTTTTTCTTTCTCGGGACCAAGAATCGGAGGATGGCCACGTCGACCCGAGGTAACCAACAAGGTATTGGCACCATGGGTGATAAGGCCCAAACCTATGATGATTCGGCTGAGTCGCCGTTGCAGAACCAAATAGGTACCAACGGTGAAGAGCAAGGCGGCAGTGGCAGCCAAAAGCACGGTCATACGCTAACTTCCAGTTCCTCAAGGGCTGGATCGTTGTCGGGATCTTCCCCGAAGGCCTCAAAGACCATCAGCACCATGCCAATTACGGTGAGATAGACACCCACGTCAAAGGCCAAGGCCGTGCTCAAATGCATGGTTCCCACGATTGGTAGGTGTTGGCTAAATTGGCTTACATACAGAACTGGTTTGCCCCATAGCAGTGGGGCCACGGTGGTTACGCCTGCTAAAAGTAGACCTAAGCCGAGCACCGACCAAGGTTTGAACTTGTTGTAACTGCGTACCTCATGCATGCCACCAGCCACATAGCGGATGGTTATGGCTGAACCGGCCAATAGACCGCCCACAAATCCCCCGCCTGGTTGGTTATGGCCTGAAAACAGCAGCCAAAGTGACGTCAAGATCACGGCGTGAATGACGAGCCGTACCGAAACATCGACGAATACGATCCGCGTCATAGCACCGCTTCGCGTGTTATCGACCGCCTGGCGAGGTCGACGTCCAGCGCGAGCAATCGCCACGGCACCGATAGACGCCGCCACTAAGACCGTTGTCTCCCCCATAGTGTCGAGACCACGGAAATCGACCAGGATCACGTTCACAATGTTGCGCCCATGGCCATCGGGTAAGGAGCGGGCCACGATGTCATCAGACACCGACGAACCAAGAGAACCGTCGGCGGCAACAAGAGCGAAAGCAAAAACTGTTATGCCGACGATCCCAGCGATTGTGGCTCTAGTAACCCGGTGACGGTTGGTTAATTCTCGCTCGAAACGAGCCGGAAGACGGCGCAACACCAAAACAAAGGCCAGGGTTGAGAGGGTTTCGATTGTGACCTGGGTTAGGGCCAAATCGGGCGCCCCGTAATAGACAAATAAGGCGGCCATCGAATAACCAGCTGTTCCCAAGAACAAGGCAGCCGAAAAACGGTGCGGCACCAAAAGCGCCCCCAAAGCCGCCACCACTAGAGCGGCCGCGATTGGGACTTCAGCCCAATGAAACCACGGTGGCAAGCTGATATCGAAGAGTCCGTTCAACAAAACTACGGCTGGGGCGATAGCCACGGTGGTTAGTATCACGCCGGCATAGACGGGCAGCGAACCGCTTTGCACGATACGGGTAAGTTGTTTCGAGCCGTTAAGGAGCCCGTTTAGCGCTTTGGCATAAACACTTCGGCCGGTCGGAATGGCGTGTCCTAGTCGCAAGACTGGTTGTACCTGGGCATCGAATACAAACAGCAGCACGCCCCCTAAGAATGTGATCAGGGTTAGGGCCACGGGGAGGTTCCAACCATGCCAAATGGCCAGCTTCACGGGTTCAAGTTCCGGCCACCAGCCAGGAACTGCAACTTGCCCCAATCGATTTAAGACCCCCGGTACCAGACCAAAGATAAGAGTCAAGGTGCTCAACACCAGGGGGGGCCCAAGCAGCGATGCCGGAATTGCTTGGTTGTAGCTATCGGTGTTGCTGCGATGTGGGGCTACGAAAGTTCCCCACCAGAATCGAACTGCATAGGCCAGAGTCAGCATTGAGCCTGCTACCAAACCAACTAGTACTAGACCTTGGTAAGCCAAGCCAGAATCGGCAATAGCGGTGAATGCAGTTTCTTTGGCGATGAAACCAAAGACCAAAGGCAGACCAGCCATCGAAGCAGCACTTATGGCGGTTACCACCGAAAGAACACGCCAGCGAGGACCAAGCGCGGGCAGCTCGCGCAGGTCTCTGGTTCCCAATTGGTGATCAAGAATGCCCACCACCATAAATAAGGTTGCTTTGAATAGGGCGTGGGAACCCAGTAGCAGCCAACCAGCTAGATGGGCTTCGGGAATTCCAGCACCGAAAAGTGCCATCATAAAACCAAGTTGGCTAACGGTGCTGAATGCTAAGAGCTGCTTAAGGTCGTGTTGGCGAAGCGCTCGCAGTCCACCAAGAATCATGGTGGTTAGCCCCACAGCCACAATTAAAGGGCGCCACAGCCCCACTACCACCAAAATTGGTGCCAGCCGAGCCACCAGGTAGACCCCAGCTTTAACCATGGTGGCTGAATGCAGGTAGGCACTAACTGGCGTTGGTGCCGCCATCGCTCCTGGTAGCCAGGAATGGAACGGGTACTGGGCTGACTTGGTGAAGGCACCCAACAAAATTAGCAATGCTGCCACGCTGGTAGTGGTGCTTAGCGGAACCGATGTCGCCATAAGTTCACTGATGCGGTATGTGCCCGCGCTCTGGCCTAACAACACAAACCCGCCCAACATGGCTAAACCACCAGCTCCGGTGATCAAGATGGCATATAAGGCCGCCGTTCGGGCTTCTGGATCGGAATGCTTGTTACCGATGAGCAGGTATGATGTGACAGAGGTCAGTTCCCAGCACATGTATAAAAACAGCAGGTGGTCGGCCTGTACAACCCCAACCATGGCCCCACCAAAGAGGGTGAAGAGTCCGGCTAAACGACCAATGTCTTGGCCGTTGGAATCGAAATAGCGGTAGCCATAAAGCATGACCGCTAACCCAATACCGGCAATGATTATGGTCATTGTGGCGCTCAGACCATCTAAAGCCAAATCAAAACTAAGACCTAGTTGCGGTACCCACGATACGGATTGGGTTTGGCCGAGACCATCTAGGACTTTACCCAGCTTCGAAGCTACGTAAATTAGCGATACCACCATGGGAAGCGTGGCAATTAGCATTCCATGGTGATTAATTTTGGTATTGGCGGCTATGAGGCCCAAACCGACTACAGCAAATATAACCAGAACTAGAAGCACGTTCAGCGCCACCAACGCTTCTGAATGTCGGTGGCGTCTTCGGTGGTGGTACCGCTAGTTGGGGTATCTGCCATTTGGTTCCCCAGTCGTGTAGGTGCTTGGCAGCACTGGCTGGTTGGAAGACATCTCAAATATAGTAAAACATGGCTCCAAAAGTCGTATGCGCAGCTCAACTTAGGCGCTCAAGTGAGCCTGAACGGCCACGCTAAGCAGTGCGCTCATGGGCTCTTTAGCTGGGAATAGGTGGCCTTGGTGGTTGGGCCAAGGAAGTAAACATCTATCATTGCCAGTGCAATAGGTGCATTCACCTACCCGGCGTTAAGCAGATTTGTGTTGGAAGATGGTGATTCCCATCGATATAAGCCCGGCTGAGACCGTTGACGATTTTACTAGCCGTTTAGCTGCCGTTAAGGCACGAATTAAAGCTGCCCGTGAACGCTCGCCTTACGGCCAAAGCGTACGGCTTTTGGCGGTTAGTAAGACGGTGTCAATTAAACGTCTGCGGGCGGCCATAGAAGCTGGCATCGTCGATCTTGGTGAGAACAAGGTTCAAGAAATTGAACTTAAAGCGCCGCTGCTCGGTGCCGAAGGTGCCAAATTCACCATGATCGGGAACCTCCAAACCAACAAAGCTCGCACCGTGATCAAATATGTTGACGAGCTACATTCGCTAGACCGCATTCGACTGGCCGAAGCCTTGCATAAACGGCTGATGGATGCCGGGAAAACACTCAGGGTGTACGTGCAGGTGAACACCTCTGGTGAGGCTTCAAAATATGGTTTAGCACCACATGAGGTCGCCGAGTTTCTTAAAGAACTGCCTCGCTTCCCTACTTTGAAGCCGGTGGGGTTTATGACTTTGGCTGTTTTTTCCTCAGATACGGCTGCCGTGAGGGAGTGTTTCGTTCGCTTACGTGAGGTTCGGGACGAAGCACGTGAAAGCTTGGCGGTGGCTGCCGAGATGAGCGAATTATCGATGGGGATGTCGGGTGATTTTGAGGTGGCAATTGAAGAAGGTGCCACGGTAGTTCGCGTGGGCCAAGCGATTTTCGGCAGTCGTGAAACCGCTGATAGTTACTATTGGCCCGCTTCGAACCCCGATTCCAAGGCTTAAAACCTACTGTTCAGGCAGTCGGATGGCTGCGATTTGGGTCGCCTGGGCCACCAGCTGGTTGCTTTGATCCCAAATTTCATAAACCTCATCCACAAAACCATCTTGAATTAGCTGGACCCGGAAACGGATTCGCAGAGGTCCTGGCACTGGAATCGCACGAATGTATGCGGTGAGATCAAGCGTTGGTACCCAGCCAGTTCGGACGATGCTAAAAGTGGCTGGGGGTAGAGAATCACAAGCATAAAGCAGCATGATCGGGTCGACTGCTAAATCATCATCAACCTCAAACCAAGCTCGGACTTCGCCTTGGCGCTCAGGTGGGATCGGCGTGTCATCGAAGCTAAAGGCGTACTGGGGATCGAAGATCACACGAGTGTTGCTTGGGGGTCGTTCGTTGTTGCCGGCAAAGCTCACACAATCTTCTATCGGCGCAATCTCCACTGGTTTTGTGGCGCCCCAAAATGGTTGCGTGTCGGCATTCAAATTGGCGAGGGTAAAGCGGGCTTCAACAAAGACTTTGTCGTCTTGAATTAATTTGGCGCTTACCTGGCTTGCCGATCGCCCAGATCGCGAAATTTCGGTCTGAATGGTGGCTTTACCAAGATCGGGTGAGAACAAATATTGCACGCCAGCTGAAATGGGGTGCTGTTGCGTTGCACCACTAGCACGTGCCGCCTCTACCGCGGCTCGACCTAAGCAGGCCAGAAGATAGCCGCCATTAGGTTTGCCGCCACCAATCGAATATTCAGGTTGAAGATTGACTAGATACTCGCCATCGCCAAGGGGCGTGATGGCAGTTGCGTCCGCGAAATCCATTTCGACACCCTAGAGCAAGGCCATTGTGATGGCTGAATC from Acidimicrobiia bacterium encodes the following:
- a CDS encoding ATP-binding cassette domain-containing protein, with protein sequence MTSLESASRPGQLHAHVVVARSNSFQLDVSILAAPGEMVAILGPNGSGKSTLLAALAGLLPIDFGEIRLGSQIFDSPESNIFLRSVDRRVGVVFQDLLLFPHLSVLDNIAFGLRARGVPKAVARAQAQRWAEEFGVGELIGAKATALSGGQAQRVALARALAVEPTLLLLDEPLSALDVESAAAVLVQLNENLISSGTVGVLVTHDPQEAYLLAETMYIIESGRITQHGAPKDVFTHPATAYVRAASEKVRAL
- a CDS encoding LysR substrate-binding domain-containing protein, which encodes MNLRDFEYLVALAEYRHFGRAADACYVSQPTLSTQIKKLEAELGVELFERTPRRLGLTPAGQKVLERAQIILAETNNIRSIALNAQDPESGVFRLGIFPTLGPYLLPHVVPALHERFPNLELLLVEEKTEELLSRLENGDLEAIIVALPIANYETLERRYLFTEDFVLAVNKSHPLAEGDSLLNPSILNQEVLLLLEEGHCLRDQALEVCSLTGATERTGFRATSLETLRQMVVANVGITLMPRLAVSSPSTASDQVRLRNFADPVPHRNLALLWRPTSIFSPLMSEIGDLIAKLPDGLVRYAPPAL
- the mbhE gene encoding hydrogen gas-evolving membrane-bound hydrogenase subunit E; translated protein: MLLVLVIFAVVGLGLIAANTKINHHGMLIATLPMVVSLIYVASKLGKVLDGLGQTQSVSWVPQLGLSFDLALDGLSATMTIIIAGIGLAVMLYGYRYFDSNGQDIGRLAGLFTLFGGAMVGVVQADHLLFLYMCWELTSVTSYLLIGNKHSDPEARTAALYAILITGAGGLAMLGGFVLLGQSAGTYRISELMATSVPLSTTTSVAALLILLGAFTKSAQYPFHSWLPGAMAAPTPVSAYLHSATMVKAGVYLVARLAPILVVVGLWRPLIVAVGLTTMILGGLRALRQHDLKQLLAFSTVSQLGFMMALFGAGIPEAHLAGWLLLGSHALFKATLFMVVGILDHQLGTRDLRELPALGPRWRVLSVVTAISAASMAGLPLVFGFIAKETAFTAIADSGLAYQGLVLVGLVAGSMLTLAYAVRFWWGTFVAPHRSNTDSYNQAIPASLLGPPLVLSTLTLIFGLVPGVLNRLGQVAVPGWWPELEPVKLAIWHGWNLPVALTLITFLGGVLLFVFDAQVQPVLRLGHAIPTGRSVYAKALNGLLNGSKQLTRIVQSGSLPVYAGVILTTVAIAPAVVLLNGLFDISLPPWFHWAEVPIAAALVVAALGALLVPHRFSAALFLGTAGYSMAALFVYYGAPDLALTQVTIETLSTLAFVLVLRRLPARFERELTNRHRVTRATIAGIVGITVFAFALVAADGSLGSSVSDDIVARSLPDGHGRNIVNVILVDFRGLDTMGETTVLVAASIGAVAIARAGRRPRQAVDNTRSGAMTRIVFVDVSVRLVIHAVILTSLWLLFSGHNQPGGGFVGGLLAGSAITIRYVAGGMHEVRSYNKFKPWSVLGLGLLLAGVTTVAPLLWGKPVLYVSQFSQHLPIVGTMHLSTALAFDVGVYLTVIGMVLMVFEAFGEDPDNDPALEELEVSV
- a CDS encoding YggS family pyridoxal phosphate-dependent enzyme — encoded protein: MVIPIDISPAETVDDFTSRLAAVKARIKAARERSPYGQSVRLLAVSKTVSIKRLRAAIEAGIVDLGENKVQEIELKAPLLGAEGAKFTMIGNLQTNKARTVIKYVDELHSLDRIRLAEALHKRLMDAGKTLRVYVQVNTSGEASKYGLAPHEVAEFLKELPRFPTLKPVGFMTLAVFSSDTAAVRECFVRLREVRDEARESLAVAAEMSELSMGMSGDFEVAIEEGATVVRVGQAIFGSRETADSYYWPASNPDSKA
- a CDS encoding Na+/H+ antiporter subunit E — protein: MRGNAARFVMLITLWILAWGDVSWANVISGSLLATALLFAVPLGPPAEVGRRITLIGLAKLLGYIAVQLVTANILMARIILNPKADIRTGVLAYKVRSPSPWTVTLISNIIALTPGTMTVEAIDGVIYVHFLPLTDPQSAYNSIARIEHFVVGFLGEPVRTPNRLSYGEVAE
- a CDS encoding Na+/H+ antiporter subunit D, which translates into the protein MNALVPLPVVLPVISAALCVLVGRYRSAQRVIAVSTLLAVTVISVVILREVDTNGTLVAHAGGWLAPMGITLVVDRLAAILLVLAALMLTSVLIYAIGEPGAERNHVGFQSAYLVLAAGVSGAFITGDLFNLFVSFEMMLTASYVLLTLGGKREQIRSGMTYIVISLVASSLFVTAIAFIYSATGTVNLADLAVKIPQLPGPTIGAFAVLLLIVFGIKAALFPLFFWLPDSYPIAPSPITAVFAGLLTKVGAYALIRTQTLFFPEAQRYGTLILVIACFTMVVGVLGAIAQDDVKRILSFNIISHIGFMMMGLGFFTVAGLAGAIFYIIHHIIAKTTLFLVAGLIEHIGGSGRLSQVGGMVRTAPTLAVLFFIPAMSLAGIPPLSGFVAKLSLVEAGMSAQAWLVVAISLIASFLTLFSMTRIWAGVFWHPAERSDDQPSDTRITNGAIGGPALMMLPTMALVACSLAVSLYAAPLYSLAERASIEILNQSAYIQAVLG
- a CDS encoding NADH-quinone oxidoreductase subunit K, with amino-acid sequence MTVLLAATAALLFTVGTYLVLQRRLSRIIIGLGLITHGANTLLVTSGRRGHPPILGPEKEKIFSDPVPQALALTAIVITFAVTALLLAMAYRSWILTNDDQVEDDIGDRAIANRIAAEKTTTDQEKWLAALDDEEAQ
- a CDS encoding thioesterase family protein codes for the protein MDFADATAITPLGDGEYLVNLQPEYSIGGGKPNGGYLLACLGRAAVEAARASGATQQHPISAGVQYLFSPDLGKATIQTEISRSGRSASQVSAKLIQDDKVFVEARFTLANLNADTQPFWGATKPVEIAPIEDCVSFAGNNERPPSNTRVIFDPQYAFSFDDTPIPPERQGEVRAWFEVDDDLAVDPIMLLYACDSLPPATFSIVRTGWVPTLDLTAYIRAIPVPGPLRIRFRVQLIQDGFVDEVYEIWDQSNQLVAQATQIAAIRLPEQ
- a CDS encoding monovalent cation/H+ antiporter complex subunit F codes for the protein MIAAIYVMCLTAAVLFIFRLVKGPTIADRVLGLNGLLLVGMGSIAATAVNTGSGAFLPALIALALVGPISNGMIARYIEGLTRK
- the mnhG gene encoding monovalent cation/H(+) antiporter subunit G; protein product: MIGQLLMLTGSAFILLSAVGAVRFPEVLARMHALAKASTFGIALMLIGAAIEMKSVNYLTSIILALILHVIMSPPASNMLGRATYMAGAMPEEGTVIDEGAKPLGITRHDPKDGMY